One Glycine max cultivar Williams 82 chromosome 3, Glycine_max_v4.0, whole genome shotgun sequence DNA window includes the following coding sequences:
- the LOC100527532 gene encoding fructose-bisphosphate aldolase 6, cytosolic — MSSFKSKYQDELIANAAYIGTPGKGILAADESTGTIGKRLASINVENVEANRRALRELLFTTPGAFECLSGVILFEETLYQKTASGKPFVELMKEGGVLPGIKVDKGTVELAGTNGETTTQGLDGLGARCQKYYEAGARFAKWRAVLKIGPNEPSELAIHENAYGLARYAVICQENGLVPIVEPEILVDGPHDINKCAEVTERVLAACYKALNDHHVLLEGTLLKPNMVTPGSESKKVTPEVIAQYTVTALQRTVPAAVPAIVFLSGGQSEEEATLNLNAMNKSQGKKPWSLSFSFGRALQQSTLKAWGGKDENIKKAQDALFARCNANSHATLGTYKGDATLAEGASESLHVKDYKY, encoded by the exons ATGTCTTCCTTCAAGAGCAAGTACCAAG ATGAACTCATTGCCAATGCTGCTTACATTGGCACCCCAGGGAAGGGTATCCTTGCTGCTGATGAGTCAACTGGTACAATTGGCAAGCGATTGGCCAGCATTAATGTCGAGAATGTTGAAGCAAATAGGCGTGCTCTTCGTGAACTCCTATTCACCACACCTGGTGCTTTTGAGTGCCTCAGTGGTGTGATCTTGTTTGAGGAAACCCTATACCAAAAGACAGCTTCAG GAAAACCCTTCGTAGAGTTGATGAAGGAAGGAGGAGTTCTCCCTGGTATCAAGGTTGACAAGGGCACAGTAGAGCTTGCAGGAACTAATGGGGAGACTACTACTCAAGGTTTGGATGGCCTTGGCGCCCGATGCCAGAAGTACTATGAAGCCGGTGCCCGTTTTGCCAAATGGCGTGCTGTGCTCAAGATCGGCCCAAACGAACCATCCGAGCTGGCTATCCATGAAAATGCCTACGGTCTTGCCCGATATGCCGTCATATGCCAGGAGAATGGTCTGGTACCTATTGTAGAGCCAGAGATCCTGGTGGATGGACCTCATGACATCAACAAGTGTGCTGAGGTGACCGAGCGCGTTCTTGCAGCATGCTACAAGGCTCTAAATGATCACCATGTTCTGCTTGAGGGCACTCTGTTGAAGCCCAACATGGTCACCCCTGGTTCAGAGTCTAAGAAGGTCACCCCAGAGGTGATTGCTCAATACACTGTTACAGCTTTGCAGCGAACTGTTCCCGCTGCTGTTCCGGCCATTGTCTTCTTGTCTGGTGGGCAGAGCGAGGAGGAGGCAACCCTCAACCTCAACGCCATGAACAAGTCCCAGGGAAAGAAGCCGTGGtccctttctttctcttttggaAGGGCACTTCAGCAAAGCACTCTCAAGGCATGGGGTGGGAAAGATGAAAACATTAAGAAGGCTCAGGATGCTTTATTTGCCAGGTGCAATGCAAACTCACATGCAACTTTGGGAACTTACAAAGGTGATGCTACCCTTGCTGAGGGTGCCTCCGAGTCTCTCCATGTCAAGGACTACAAATACTAA
- the LOC100815367 gene encoding uncharacterized protein isoform X1, translating into MRSIASCYNEHAIRVSDSYCSRPSTQAYLGPKLHPSTRDSVTCMYKLTLIETQKQLFITLTWSKKLLGQGFTITIANSEHSLSPSKSNARQLRKIKGNETLQSQNFKVQVLWDLSDAKYEEGPEPVGAFYVVVLVDSELGLRLGDKNSLIEELLSNLDAKEANFSLVSRSETFSGTAVYATKAKFSETGISHEILIKCGAEVVEGGEAKKGHVLSVCVDKKTIFQVKRLRWNFRGNQTIFVDGLVVDMMWDVHDWLFNSNSASSAVFMFRTRSGLDSRLWLEEKSLHAHKEQDKIGFSLLICACKNND; encoded by the coding sequence atgagaAGCATAGCATCTTGTTACAACGAACATGCAATTAGAGTGTCTGATTCATATTGCTCAAGGCCTTCAACCCAGGCCTATCTCGGTCCAAAACTTCACCCTTCCACCAGAGATTCTGTAACCTGCATGTACAAACTCACCCTCATCGAAACGCAAAAACAACTCTTTATTACGCTTACTTGGTCCAAGAAACTCTTGGGCCAAGGCTTCACCATAACCATCGCCAATTCCGAACACTCTCTTTCTCCCTCTAAATCCAACGCAAGACAATTGAGAAAAATCAAAGGCAACGAAACACTCCAATCCCAAAATTTCAAAGTCCAAGTCCTGTGGGATCTCTCCGATGCAAAGTACGAGGAAGGACCAGAACCCGTTGGTGCGTTTTACGTAGTCGTTTTGGTGGACTCCGAACTGGGCCTACGCCTTGGCGACAAAAATTCTTTAATTGAAGAATTGTTATCAAACCTGGACGCAAAAGAAGCGAATTTCTCGTTGGTTTCACGGAGCGAGACGTTTTCCGGCACCGCGGTTTACGCGACGAAGGCGAAATTCTCGGAGACGGGAATATCTCACGAGATATTGATAAAGTGCGGCGCGGAGGTGGTCGAGGGGGGAGAGGCGAAGAAGGGTCACGTGTTGTCCGTGTGCGTGGACAAGAAGACAATTTTCCAGGTTAAGAGGCTGAGGTGGAACTTTCGTGGGAACCAAACTATTTTTGTCGATGGTTTGGTCGTGGATATGATGTGGGACGTGCACGATTGGCTTTTCAATTCGAATTCTGCTTCATCTGCAGTGTTCATGTTCAGGACAAGGAGTGGCCTCGATAGTAGATTATGGTTGGAGGAGAAGAGTTTGCACGCGCACAAGGAACAGGACAAAATTGGTTTCTCTTTGTTGATTTGTGCCTGTAAGAACAATGACtga